The nucleotide sequence TCCCACGTGTCTTTTCGGTTCTTGACAACCTTCGCGGGCGCGCCTACCGCGATGCTGAAGTCCGGAATCACCCCTTTCACCACGGCATGGGCTCCGAGGACGCAGCCACGGCCCACCGCGGTGTTACGCAGCACCGTCACTTTAGTGGCAATCCAGGTATCGGCTCCGATCCGCGTCGGCCCCTTGACGATGCCTTGATCCTTGATCGGCATGGTGATGTCTTCGATGACATGGTCGAAATCACAGATGTAGCACCAGTCAGCGATCAGCGCCGCATCGCCGAACTCGATATCGAGGTAGGTGTTGACCACGTTCTGCCGACCGAACACAACCTTGTCGCCTATCCGCAGCGATCCCTCGTGGCAGCGGATGGCGTTCCCGTCACCGATGTGTACCCAGCGCCCGATTTCAAGTCGGCCGAGACCGGGCGTGGCGTGAATCTCGACGTTCTTGCCGAGGAACACCATTCCACGGAGGATGACGTGCGGATTCGAGATGCGGAACTTCAGAAGCCGGTAGTAGCGGATCAGATACCACGGCGTATACGCCTTATTCCGGATCACC is from Hoyosella subflava DQS3-9A1 and encodes:
- a CDS encoding acyltransferase; amino-acid sequence: MTSMWGSPYRSRWRARKQNDGQARFLSVSSLRWVIRNKAYTPWYLIRYYRLLKFRISNPHVILRGMVFLGKNVEIHATPGLGRLEIGRWVHIGDGNAIRCHEGSLRIGDKVVFGRQNVVNTYLDIEFGDAALIADWCYICDFDHVIEDITMPIKDQGIVKGPTRIGADTWIATKVTVLRNTAVGRGCVLGAHAVVKGVIPDFSIAVGAPAKVVKNRKDTWEKSAEERRKHAEALADIERKKLGDVRDAG